One genomic region from Oncorhynchus gorbuscha isolate QuinsamMale2020 ecotype Even-year linkage group LG13, OgorEven_v1.0, whole genome shotgun sequence encodes:
- the zgc:165508 gene encoding protein FAM131A — MTTLPTGTMVLTALTQFSCKVNVEDTVEMLPKSRRALTIQEIAALARSSLHGISQAMKDHVTRPTGMAQGRVAHLIEWKGWCKPTDTPAALESDFNNYSDLTEGEQEARFAAGVAEQFAIAEAKLRAWSSVDGDDSNDDSYDEDFTPANEPTTQSTEVPPYLRDLLHSQVCQHLGLRGPCCKGAGRGDRPSPTSTDTICSSLCSLDEQHPLLRDLTHHCGNNYGNAAELAAKILSALQGGEELLLARLQRVEQGESPCYSVTYSETYLSPGEDDDTPCKDYEGTVCQGEGDGEVYPPDYATHRKVSDVASSGVVSLDEDEEEEKEEEEREREQGNQCH, encoded by the exons GTAAATGTTGAAGACACCGTTGAAATGTTACCAAAATCGAGAAGAGCACTTACCATTCAAGAGATTGCGGCATTAGCCAGATCTTCATTACATG GCATTTCCCAGGCGATGAAGGACCATGTGACACGGCCCACAGGCATGGCCCAGGGCAGGGTGGCCCacctgatagagtggaagggctGGTGTAAGCCCACTGACACCCCCGCAGCTCTGGAGTCTGACTTCAACAACTACTCTGACCTCACTGAGGGAGAACAGGAGGCCCGCTTCGCTGCAG GTGTGGCGGAGCAGTTTGCCATAGCGGAGGCTAAGCTGAGAGCCTGGTCGTCTGTGGATGGAGATGACTCTAATGACGACTCTTATGATGAGGACTTCACTCCCGCCAACGAGCCCACAACACAAAGCAcgg AGGTGCCCCCCTACCTGAGGGACCTTCTtcacagtcaggtgtgtcagcaCCTGGGTCTGCGGGGGCCGTGCTGCAAGGGAGCAGGTAGAGGAGACAGGCCCTCGCCCACTTCCACAGACACCATCTGCTCCAGCCTCTGCAGCCTGGACGAGCAACACCCCTTACTGCGAGATCTCACCCATCACTGCGGCAACAACTACGGTAACGCCGCCGAGCTGGCTGCCAAGATCCTGTCGGCCCTGCAAGGGGGAGAGGAGCTGCTGTTGGCCCGCCTCCAGAGGGTGGAGCagggg GAATCGCCCTGCTACTCTGTGACCTACTCCGAGACCTACCTGTCACCCGGGGAGGACGACGATACGCCCTGCAAAGACTACGAGGGCACCGTGTgccagggagaaggagatggcgAGGTGTACCCACCTGACTATGCCACCCACAGGAAGGTCTCAGACGTAGCCTCCTCCGGGGTGGTGTCTCTGGacgaggatgaagaggaggaaaaggaggaggaggagagggagagagagcagggaaacCAATGTCATTGA